The following are from one region of the Alkalimarinus sediminis genome:
- a CDS encoding DEAD/DEAH box helicase produces MIFSSLDLAPEIQQALDACGYSQMTPIQERAIIPARRGKDILANAQTGTGKTAAFAIPILQRLHDNPKPTLPGNTRAIILTPTRELAEQLADTIKRYAQFLPLSITALFGGVKMSGQQKKLNAGVDILISTPGRLLEHIEQCNVNLSKVEYVVLDEADRMLDMGFIADVMSILQKAPKKRQTLLFSATLSRAVNELAHKLLINHEVVSVAKQNATADTVIHTVYPVEERRKAELFVDLINMYNWFQVLVFTSTKAQADTLMRTLKKEKFDVALCHGDKSQGARRRALADFKSGKIQVLIATEVAARGLDIQGLEHVVNYNLPYLAEDYVHRIGRTGRAGTQGQAISFVSREEERTLDNIERLIGYTIERESLPGYEVGSRESLWNNLAERPRAARTNKATQTKIARNKASAAKGRNQSATTTVKKAKKKKGKS; encoded by the coding sequence ATGATATTTTCATCTTTAGATTTGGCGCCTGAGATTCAGCAAGCCCTTGATGCCTGTGGTTATAGTCAGATGACCCCTATTCAAGAGCGGGCTATTATTCCTGCTCGGCGTGGCAAAGATATCCTAGCCAATGCACAAACCGGTACTGGTAAAACAGCCGCATTCGCTATTCCGATACTGCAACGGCTGCACGATAACCCTAAACCCACATTGCCTGGTAATACCCGAGCTATCATTCTCACTCCCACAAGAGAGCTTGCTGAGCAGCTAGCAGACACCATCAAACGCTATGCACAATTTTTACCCCTATCGATAACCGCACTCTTTGGTGGAGTGAAGATGAGCGGGCAACAGAAAAAGCTTAACGCCGGTGTTGATATACTGATTTCTACTCCAGGTCGCCTACTTGAGCACATAGAGCAGTGCAACGTTAACCTGTCTAAGGTTGAGTATGTGGTTTTAGATGAAGCCGATAGAATGCTGGATATGGGCTTTATTGCTGACGTGATGTCGATACTGCAAAAAGCACCAAAGAAACGTCAGACCTTGCTATTTTCTGCCACGTTATCCAGAGCGGTTAATGAGCTGGCTCACAAGCTGCTTATTAACCATGAAGTCGTCAGTGTTGCGAAGCAAAATGCCACGGCAGATACTGTTATACACACCGTTTATCCAGTTGAAGAACGTCGCAAAGCCGAGCTTTTTGTTGACCTCATTAACATGTACAACTGGTTTCAAGTGTTAGTATTTACCAGTACCAAAGCGCAGGCTGACACCCTAATGCGTACGTTAAAGAAAGAGAAGTTTGATGTAGCTCTTTGTCATGGCGATAAAAGCCAGGGGGCTCGCCGGAGAGCATTAGCTGATTTTAAATCAGGGAAAATTCAAGTACTAATTGCGACAGAAGTCGCCGCTCGCGGACTGGATATTCAAGGCCTCGAACACGTTGTAAATTATAACCTTCCTTATCTGGCTGAAGATTATGTTCATCGTATCGGTCGAACAGGTAGAGCTGGAACTCAAGGTCAAGCAATATCATTTGTTAGCCGCGAAGAAGAGCGCACACTAGACAATATTGAACGCCTGATTGGCTACACGATTGAACGAGAAAGTTTACCCGGATATGAAGTGGGAAGCCGCGAATCTCTCTGGAACAACTTGGCAGAACGCCCTCGTGCGGCACGCACCAACAAGGCAACTCAGACCAAAATTGCTCGCAATAAAGCGAGTGCAGCAAAGGGCAGAAACCAGAGCGCTACAACAACAGTTAAAAAAGCCAAAAAGAAAAAAGGAAAGTCATAA
- a CDS encoding cation:proton antiporter regulatory subunit, which produces MSEIFVPEGSKFVGLAINETDLSEKDINVLTLYRGKKVIPNPKASRVLEANDKLLCFGKLESMRGMVPAKTRKRRQPAIHNLPDQLPEGDDTEHEL; this is translated from the coding sequence GTGAGTGAAATATTTGTACCTGAAGGGTCAAAATTTGTCGGCCTTGCCATTAATGAGACTGATTTGTCTGAAAAAGATATTAATGTGCTGACACTGTACCGGGGTAAAAAAGTGATCCCTAACCCTAAAGCAAGTAGAGTGCTTGAAGCTAATGATAAGCTACTTTGTTTTGGTAAACTGGAGTCAATGCGAGGGATGGTTCCGGCTAAAACCCGTAAACGGAGACAGCCTGCTATTCATAATTTGCCTGATCAGTTGCCGGAAGGCGACGATACCGAGCATGAACTGTAA
- a CDS encoding ATP-dependent zinc protease: MPTNESDQIILGWREWVEFPELEIDNLIAKVDSGAKTSALHAYHVEPFNKGDTPWVRFKLHPIQDNNEVSITLEAKLSDRRHVSDSGGHKELRYVIEAVMNIGGHERRGEITLTDRDSMKYRMLIGRNILKQGFLVNAKQSFACGKPET, from the coding sequence ATGCCAACCAACGAAAGTGATCAAATAATTCTGGGATGGAGAGAATGGGTAGAGTTCCCAGAGCTTGAGATCGACAACCTGATAGCTAAAGTGGACTCCGGAGCCAAAACCAGTGCGCTACACGCCTACCATGTAGAACCATTTAACAAAGGCGATACGCCGTGGGTGCGTTTTAAGCTACACCCTATTCAAGACAACAATGAAGTTAGCATTACTCTTGAAGCTAAGCTCTCAGATCGCCGTCATGTTTCAGACTCTGGGGGCCATAAAGAGCTTCGCTACGTTATCGAAGCGGTCATGAACATTGGCGGTCATGAGCGACGAGGTGAAATAACACTCACAGACCGAGACTCAATGAAATACCGAATGCTAATAGGTCGAAACATTCTAAAACAGGGCTTTTTAGTTAATGCCAAGCAATCTTTTGCCTGCGGTAAACCTGAAACTTAG
- a CDS encoding mechanosensitive ion channel family protein: MDIKSLSTVIDEFLYTAQLAIADSSTYIQLLVIIIIYGVSFGIAYKIRHSVGLTHYEPLDSAHPVRKLAYRVGGILFPLLAIILLQISNHTGKNLAFKPWLIEMSIDIAVLLFFNSLIRVFVQHKFAASLFRWVGLPILLLHLLDLLPSVIQALEEISLEVGNISISAYGVTRVLIFGSFLFWLGRASSNFGKAVIRKQPSLDVPTKEVFSKLFEVVLFCIIALLLLNVMGVNLATLAVFGGALGVGLGLGLQSIASNFISGIIILLDRSLTVGDYVELDDGRKGFVREFRMRYTILETYDGKDILVPNEKFISSLMVNWTHKDPKQRYRVDFSVPYSTDIRSMVELIKAAVSEHEQVISGLDVPFEERPDCEIDSFGDSGINMFVEFWMYGVDDGKNRVGGDLMLIILETLKENGIEIPFPQREVKILNSEQHTPKQ, translated from the coding sequence ATGGATATAAAATCATTATCAACAGTGATAGATGAGTTTTTGTACACCGCTCAGCTCGCTATTGCTGATAGCAGTACCTATATTCAACTGTTGGTTATCATCATTATCTATGGGGTCTCTTTTGGGATTGCATATAAAATCCGGCATAGTGTTGGCCTAACCCATTATGAGCCATTAGATAGCGCACACCCAGTGCGAAAGTTGGCTTATCGAGTAGGTGGAATTTTATTTCCATTGCTGGCAATCATATTGCTCCAGATTTCTAACCACACTGGTAAAAACCTGGCGTTCAAACCTTGGCTTATCGAAATGTCTATCGATATTGCCGTATTGCTTTTCTTTAACTCTTTAATACGAGTTTTCGTTCAACATAAGTTTGCAGCCTCGCTGTTTAGGTGGGTCGGCTTGCCGATATTGCTGCTACACCTGCTAGACCTATTACCGAGTGTTATTCAAGCCCTCGAAGAGATATCTTTAGAGGTCGGAAACATCAGCATATCAGCTTATGGTGTAACCAGAGTGCTTATTTTTGGCAGCTTCTTGTTCTGGTTAGGACGAGCCTCTAGCAACTTTGGCAAAGCCGTTATCAGAAAGCAACCCTCCCTTGATGTACCAACCAAGGAGGTATTTAGCAAACTGTTTGAGGTGGTTCTATTCTGCATCATTGCACTGTTGCTGCTGAATGTTATGGGAGTTAACCTCGCGACACTTGCAGTCTTTGGTGGCGCACTTGGTGTAGGTTTAGGGCTTGGTTTACAGTCAATTGCTTCAAATTTTATATCGGGGATTATTATCCTGCTCGACCGCTCACTAACCGTAGGGGACTACGTAGAGCTCGATGATGGACGAAAAGGCTTCGTGCGAGAGTTCAGGATGCGCTACACCATATTGGAGACTTATGACGGCAAAGATATCTTAGTGCCCAACGAAAAATTCATCTCCTCTCTAATGGTCAACTGGACTCACAAAGACCCTAAGCAACGGTATCGTGTCGATTTTTCTGTACCCTATTCCACCGACATACGCAGCATGGTGGAGCTAATCAAAGCAGCAGTATCTGAACATGAGCAAGTTATTAGTGGGTTAGATGTGCCATTTGAAGAGCGTCCAGACTGTGAGATTGATAGCTTTGGCGACTCAGGTATCAACATGTTCGTTGAGTTTTGGATGTACGGGGTTGATGACGGCAAAAACAGGGTGGGCGGAGACCTAATGCTGATTATTTTAGAAACACTCAAAGAAAATGGTATTGAAATACCCTTTCCTCAGCGTGAAGTTAAAATTCTTAACTCCGAACAACACACGCCGAAACAGTAG
- a CDS encoding phospholipase D family protein, with product MMSGRLLLIALLAGGVGCASLPDNQHAEHSYGLVAGPEAKLSQFVLDKIPADQRQSGVALLDDGTDAFVARMALASVAEKSIDAQYYIWHDDVTGNLLINELINAADRGVRVRLLVDDINLSSANDEGLAMIASHPLVSVRIFNPFSRRANKYSQMVTRFGDVTRRMHNKSFVVDGRISIIGGRNIGDEYFGANSQLEFADLDVLSIGPVVADVSSVYDLYWNSPLAYPIELLRPQSFEEETMLKKREALTTFVQQQKRSEFADKVRASELLSKMLESSFDFASGEVELLYDLPEKISSNRDRTELHLSNGLDRYIQAVKEEFLIVSPYFVPTDEGIDFLLGLEKRGVDVKIVTNSLASSDVSIVHAGYKLSRKKLLRGGVDLYEVKADLAPTVKLDKSSFGSSKASLHAKTFALDRASLFVGSLNLDPRSFNENTEIGMLIRSAELAQELGVWFDKELAPVAYTLRWDEQENGIQWLDITSDAVTTYDYDPGTSWWLRRWVDFLSLFPIESQL from the coding sequence ATGATGTCAGGGCGCCTGTTGTTGATTGCGTTGCTTGCCGGTGGCGTTGGTTGTGCGTCACTTCCTGATAATCAGCATGCAGAGCACAGTTATGGCTTGGTTGCAGGGCCCGAGGCAAAATTGAGTCAGTTTGTGCTAGATAAGATACCTGCAGATCAGCGGCAGTCGGGGGTCGCTCTATTGGATGATGGTACAGATGCCTTCGTTGCAAGAATGGCCTTGGCATCGGTTGCTGAGAAGAGCATTGATGCCCAGTACTATATATGGCACGACGATGTGACCGGCAACTTGTTGATCAACGAGCTAATTAATGCAGCCGATAGAGGGGTTAGGGTTCGATTATTGGTTGATGATATTAATCTATCGAGTGCTAATGATGAGGGGTTGGCGATGATTGCCAGTCACCCTCTTGTGTCTGTACGCATCTTTAACCCTTTTAGTCGTAGGGCAAACAAGTACAGCCAAATGGTCACCCGCTTCGGTGATGTTACCAGGCGAATGCATAATAAATCTTTTGTGGTAGATGGTCGAATAAGCATTATTGGCGGGCGAAATATCGGTGATGAGTACTTTGGAGCAAATAGCCAATTGGAGTTTGCAGACCTTGATGTGCTATCCATAGGCCCCGTAGTGGCTGATGTATCATCTGTTTATGATCTCTATTGGAATAGCCCGCTGGCATATCCCATCGAACTGTTGCGTCCTCAGAGCTTCGAAGAAGAGACGATGCTAAAGAAGCGAGAGGCATTAACTACGTTTGTGCAGCAGCAAAAGCGGTCAGAGTTTGCGGATAAGGTTCGTGCCTCTGAATTATTAAGCAAGATGCTAGAGAGTAGTTTTGATTTTGCATCTGGTGAGGTTGAGCTGCTATATGACCTGCCTGAAAAAATTTCTAGTAACCGTGACCGAACGGAGCTTCATCTATCTAATGGGCTAGACCGTTATATTCAAGCGGTCAAAGAGGAGTTTTTAATTGTGTCGCCTTATTTTGTGCCCACTGACGAAGGTATCGACTTTTTGTTGGGGTTAGAGAAGCGAGGCGTAGACGTTAAAATTGTAACCAACTCACTAGCCTCTTCTGATGTATCTATTGTACATGCGGGCTATAAATTATCCCGAAAAAAACTCCTTCGAGGCGGGGTTGACCTTTATGAAGTGAAAGCGGATTTAGCACCGACGGTTAAACTCGATAAGAGTAGCTTTGGATCATCGAAGGCAAGTCTACATGCTAAGACGTTCGCTCTCGATCGTGCGTCGCTCTTTGTTGGTTCGCTGAACCTTGATCCCCGTTCGTTTAACGAAAATACTGAGATCGGTATGTTAATTCGCTCAGCGGAGCTGGCACAAGAGTTAGGTGTCTGGTTCGATAAAGAGTTAGCACCGGTCGCCTATACCCTTCGTTGGGATGAACAAGAAAACGGCATTCAGTGGCTAGACATAACCTCTGATGCAGTGACCACTTATGACTATGACCCCGGAACGAGCTGGTGGTTGAGACGTTGGGTCGATTTTTTAAGCCTCTTTCCAATTGAGTCACAACTGTAA
- a CDS encoding RT0821/Lpp0805 family surface protein, with amino-acid sequence MDKQNRQVKDKLFSFSLMLIAASIAYFSYSLMSVSRQIPAILDQVSLVSQQIDRTSHNIEPILNTVPDILNTVPDILKTIDNTTNSIPPILEESAKIREVVPGVLGEVEAVRQTLPVILERVDRLQQQVAALQKDIPKILKTVNGVSAAVNETNQRVDKIIPLVPQVLSEVDKTRVAIPNYLTRVEKIVENTKGISEEAGKGAVTGFFKGIVATPFELLKGTEHRLRSSLKNQSLLTEEDFQLVYESSTRLLQGDNQQATSWRNPLTGNEGKLTVLKSYQYNGEECKTIQMLFKTKNGSEDSTNKDICKNSDGQWKAVD; translated from the coding sequence ATGGATAAGCAAAACAGGCAGGTAAAGGATAAACTGTTTTCGTTCTCTCTGATGTTAATTGCTGCCTCTATCGCCTACTTTTCGTATTCATTAATGAGTGTAAGCAGGCAGATACCCGCCATACTTGATCAGGTAAGCTTGGTGAGCCAACAGATAGACCGTACTTCACATAATATCGAGCCCATATTGAATACGGTTCCAGATATTTTAAATACGGTGCCAGATATTTTAAAAACAATTGATAATACGACGAACTCAATCCCTCCAATTTTAGAAGAGTCTGCAAAGATCAGAGAGGTAGTACCTGGGGTCCTGGGTGAGGTTGAAGCAGTGAGGCAAACCCTGCCTGTCATTTTGGAGCGTGTTGATCGACTGCAGCAACAGGTAGCAGCGTTACAGAAAGATATTCCAAAAATACTTAAAACAGTCAATGGTGTGAGTGCAGCGGTAAATGAAACCAACCAAAGAGTCGATAAAATCATACCGCTAGTGCCTCAAGTCTTGAGTGAGGTGGACAAAACACGAGTGGCAATACCTAACTACTTAACCAGAGTAGAAAAAATCGTAGAAAACACTAAGGGTATCAGCGAAGAAGCGGGCAAGGGCGCTGTAACAGGTTTTTTCAAAGGGATAGTCGCGACACCATTTGAGCTGTTAAAGGGGACTGAACACAGGCTCCGTTCTAGTTTAAAGAATCAGAGTTTATTAACTGAAGAGGATTTTCAGCTAGTGTATGAGTCATCGACCAGATTATTGCAAGGTGATAATCAACAAGCAACGTCGTGGCGTAATCCTTTAACGGGGAATGAAGGTAAATTGACCGTGCTAAAATCCTATCAGTACAACGGTGAAGAGTGTAAAACCATACAAATGCTGTTTAAAACAAAAAATGGTAGTGAAGATAGTACCAACAAAGATATTTGCAAAAACAGTGATGGGCAGTGGAAAGCAGTTGATTAA
- the fba gene encoding class II fructose-bisphosphate aldolase (catalyzes the reversible aldol condensation of dihydroxyacetonephosphate and glyceraldehyde 3-phosphate in the Calvin cycle, glycolysis, and/or gluconeogenesis) has translation MALISMRQMLDHAAEFGYGVPAFNVNNLEQMRAIMEAADKTNSPVIVQASAGARSYAGAPFLRHLILAAIEEFPHIPVCMHQDHGTSPAICQRSIQLGFSSVMMDGSLMEDGKTPASYEYNVDVTRRTVDMAHACGVSVEGELGCLGSLETGQAGEEDGVGAEGTLTAEQMLTDPEEAADFVEKTGVDALAIACGTSHGAYKFTRPPTDDILAIDRIKAIHARIPNTHLVMHGSSSVPQDWLAVINEFGGEIPETYGVPVEQIVEGIKHGVRKVNIDTDLRLASTGAIRRFMGNNPAEFDPRKYLKESVKAMTDICIARYDAFGTSGNASKIKADSLEVMFKRYESGEL, from the coding sequence ATGGCACTTATTAGCATGCGTCAGATGCTCGATCACGCAGCAGAATTTGGATATGGCGTACCCGCGTTTAACGTTAACAACCTTGAACAAATGCGCGCCATTATGGAAGCTGCTGACAAGACTAATAGCCCCGTTATTGTTCAGGCCTCTGCAGGTGCTCGTAGCTATGCAGGTGCACCTTTCTTAAGACACCTAATTCTTGCAGCAATTGAAGAATTTCCGCACATACCTGTTTGTATGCATCAGGATCACGGTACATCGCCTGCTATTTGCCAGCGTTCGATCCAGTTGGGGTTCTCCTCAGTAATGATGGACGGCTCATTAATGGAAGATGGTAAAACACCTGCGTCTTATGAGTACAATGTTGATGTAACCCGTCGTACCGTTGATATGGCCCATGCTTGTGGTGTATCAGTAGAAGGTGAGTTGGGTTGCTTAGGCTCTCTAGAAACGGGTCAAGCAGGTGAAGAAGATGGCGTTGGTGCAGAAGGCACATTGACTGCAGAGCAAATGCTGACAGACCCTGAAGAAGCTGCAGACTTCGTAGAAAAAACCGGTGTTGATGCTCTTGCAATTGCATGTGGTACTAGCCATGGTGCATACAAGTTCACTCGCCCGCCTACTGATGATATTTTGGCAATCGATCGTATTAAGGCAATTCACGCGCGTATCCCAAACACTCATCTTGTTATGCACGGTTCATCATCTGTGCCTCAAGACTGGTTAGCGGTGATTAACGAGTTTGGTGGGGAGATCCCAGAAACTTACGGTGTACCTGTTGAGCAAATTGTTGAAGGTATCAAGCACGGCGTTCGTAAAGTTAACATTGATACCGATCTTCGTTTAGCTTCAACTGGTGCGATTCGTCGCTTCATGGGTAATAACCCAGCAGAGTTTGACCCACGCAAATACCTTAAAGAATCTGTTAAGGCGATGACCGATATTTGTATTGCGCGTTACGATGCATTTGGTACATCTGGAAATGCTAGTAAAATTAAAGCAGACTCACTAGAGGTTATGTTCAAACGCTATGAGTCAGGTGAGTTATAA
- a CDS encoding phosphoglycerate kinase translates to MAIIKMTDLDLAGKRVLIREDLNVPVKDGKVTSDARIRASLPTIKLAVEAGAKVMLMTHLGRPTEGEFAEEFSLKPVAEHLSGLLGQDVAVVADWQKGVDLEDGQVVLFENVRFNKGEKKDDESLSRAYAALCDIYVMDAFGTAHRAQASTHGVGKYAPVACAGPLLAGELDALGKALDNPERPLVAIVGGSKVSTKLTVLESLSDVVDKMIVGGGIANTFLAAAGHPVGKSLCEHDLIPNAKALMEKVEVPVPTDVVVGQEFSETAQATLKAVGDVAEEDMIFDIGPDSVKTLAATLKEAKTIIWNGPVGVFEFDQFGEGTKALSLAIAESDAFSIAGGGDTLAAVDKYEIADKVSYISTGGGAFLEFVEGKTLPAVAMLEERGTN, encoded by the coding sequence ATGGCGATCATCAAAATGACAGATCTTGACCTTGCAGGAAAGCGAGTATTGATCCGTGAAGACCTTAACGTCCCCGTTAAAGATGGAAAAGTTACCAGTGATGCACGTATCAGAGCTTCTTTGCCAACGATTAAATTGGCAGTAGAAGCAGGTGCAAAGGTGATGTTGATGACACATTTGGGTCGACCAACTGAAGGTGAGTTTGCCGAAGAGTTTTCATTAAAACCAGTAGCCGAACACCTTTCAGGTTTATTAGGTCAGGATGTAGCCGTGGTTGCAGATTGGCAGAAAGGTGTTGATCTAGAAGACGGTCAGGTTGTGTTGTTTGAAAATGTTCGCTTTAACAAAGGCGAGAAGAAAGATGATGAGTCACTTTCTCGTGCTTATGCAGCGCTGTGTGATATCTATGTAATGGATGCATTTGGTACTGCTCACCGCGCTCAAGCTTCAACCCACGGAGTTGGAAAGTATGCACCTGTAGCTTGTGCAGGCCCATTACTGGCGGGAGAGTTGGATGCACTAGGTAAAGCTCTGGATAACCCTGAGCGTCCACTGGTTGCTATTGTGGGTGGTTCCAAAGTGTCGACCAAATTAACTGTTCTCGAGTCTCTTTCTGATGTCGTAGACAAGATGATAGTCGGCGGAGGTATTGCAAATACCTTCTTAGCGGCAGCAGGACACCCTGTGGGGAAATCACTGTGTGAGCATGATTTGATTCCTAATGCTAAAGCGTTGATGGAAAAAGTAGAAGTGCCGGTGCCGACTGATGTAGTGGTAGGCCAAGAGTTTTCTGAAACAGCCCAGGCAACCCTTAAAGCTGTGGGTGACGTAGCAGAAGAGGATATGATTTTTGATATCGGACCAGACTCTGTTAAAACATTGGCTGCGACACTAAAAGAAGCCAAAACGATTATATGGAATGGCCCGGTAGGCGTTTTTGAATTTGACCAGTTTGGTGAAGGCACAAAAGCACTTTCGTTGGCTATTGCCGAAAGTGACGCTTTCTCAATTGCTGGTGGTGGTGATACCCTAGCCGCAGTTGATAAATACGAAATTGCAGATAAAGTGTCTTACATCTCAACGGGAGGCGGTGCGTTTCTTGAGTTCGTAGAAGGTAAAACACTACCTGCTGTAGCGATGTTAGAAGAACGCGGCACTAATTAG
- the gap gene encoding type I glyceraldehyde-3-phosphate dehydrogenase: protein MSYRVAINGYGRIGQCVLRALYENGYRENIQVVAINELSDIDTIAYLTRYDSTHGRFSGSVDVNQGRLCIKSGSRYSHVDYEKDAHHDHIEVISQPSPAKLPWQALDVDLVLECTGAFGDRSGAEAHISAGADRVLFSQPADANVDKTIVYGINHQSLSSSDRIVSNASCTTNCIVPVIKVLHEKLGIQRGTITTIHSAMNDQPTIDAYHHQDLRRTRSAMHNIVPVDTGLAKGIERLLPEMEGRFSSVAIRVPTINVSLLDLTINVGRNTTAQEVNQILSEASLNGLSGVLGFTEEPLASSDFNHDSRSGVVDGSQTQVSDGKLVKVLTWFDNEWGFANRMLDVASVWLNSANKR, encoded by the coding sequence ATGTCATACCGAGTGGCGATAAATGGATATGGACGTATAGGGCAGTGTGTGCTCCGTGCGTTGTATGAGAATGGATACCGAGAGAATATTCAAGTTGTTGCTATTAATGAGCTGTCGGACATTGACACCATTGCCTACCTAACCCGTTATGACTCCACTCACGGACGATTCTCTGGCTCGGTGGATGTAAACCAAGGCCGTTTATGCATCAAAAGCGGTAGTCGATATAGCCATGTTGATTATGAAAAAGATGCACATCATGATCATATTGAGGTTATTAGCCAACCTTCCCCGGCTAAACTCCCTTGGCAAGCTCTTGATGTAGACCTAGTATTAGAGTGCACTGGTGCATTTGGTGATAGGTCAGGTGCCGAGGCACATATTAGTGCAGGTGCTGATAGAGTTTTGTTTTCACAGCCTGCCGACGCCAATGTTGATAAAACCATCGTTTATGGTATCAATCATCAGTCGCTTTCTAGTTCAGATCGCATTGTCTCTAATGCTTCTTGTACCACAAACTGTATCGTTCCTGTCATAAAAGTACTGCATGAGAAGCTTGGTATTCAGAGAGGCACCATCACGACGATTCATTCAGCAATGAATGATCAGCCGACTATTGATGCTTATCATCATCAAGACTTACGACGAACTCGCAGTGCTATGCACAATATTGTGCCGGTTGATACAGGGTTGGCAAAAGGGATTGAGCGACTGTTGCCCGAGATGGAGGGGCGTTTTAGTTCGGTTGCGATTCGAGTACCCACTATTAATGTCTCACTGCTCGACTTAACCATCAATGTTGGCCGCAACACTACAGCGCAAGAAGTTAACCAAATACTCTCTGAGGCCTCCCTCAATGGGTTGAGTGGCGTACTAGGTTTTACCGAAGAGCCATTGGCATCTTCTGACTTTAATCATGACTCTCGTTCAGGTGTGGTTGATGGCAGTCAGACTCAAGTGAGTGATGGTAAATTGGTTAAAGTGTTGACTTGGTTTGATAATGAGTGGGGATTTGCTAACCGTATGTTAGATGTTGCATCGGTATGGTTGAACTCTGCCAACAAGCGTTAA